A genomic region of Rhizobium sp. NXC24 contains the following coding sequences:
- a CDS encoding carbohydrate ABC transporter permease, with product MTTTASLSTEVASEMHVHHGQKKGLARWIVLAILLVFLAATLFPFLLAALNAIKTPTDYAANGPLALPHSFDLTALKNFWTTVDFTRKLFNSILISGCTAILAVVLSLLNAYAIGIGRVRGGKALLVVLLISIMAPQEALVYPLYYMAKQVGLFDSMLSVILIIGVLHTAFGTYLLSSVLTTFPREIIEAAQIDNASRWQILWMVIVPVLRPTLAVLATFFFIWTWNEFLIPLVFLVSNNNQTVSVAMGVLSGANTQDPTAIAAASLLGVTPTVIFFLIFQRTLTRGVAVGAVK from the coding sequence ATGACGACCACGGCTTCGCTTTCGACCGAGGTTGCATCGGAAATGCATGTGCATCACGGCCAGAAGAAGGGCCTTGCCCGCTGGATCGTCCTCGCTATCCTGCTCGTCTTCCTAGCTGCTACGCTCTTTCCGTTCCTGCTGGCGGCTTTGAACGCGATCAAGACGCCGACGGACTATGCAGCCAATGGTCCGCTTGCCTTGCCGCATAGTTTCGACCTGACGGCGCTCAAGAACTTCTGGACGACGGTCGATTTCACCCGCAAGCTCTTCAACAGCATTCTGATCAGCGGGTGCACGGCCATACTGGCTGTCGTCCTCAGCCTGCTCAATGCCTATGCCATCGGCATCGGGCGCGTGCGGGGCGGAAAGGCATTGCTGGTGGTCCTGCTGATTTCCATCATGGCCCCGCAGGAAGCACTGGTTTATCCGCTTTACTACATGGCCAAGCAGGTCGGTCTGTTCGACTCGATGCTTTCCGTGATCCTGATCATCGGCGTCTTGCACACCGCATTCGGCACTTATCTTCTGTCATCGGTCCTGACGACGTTCCCACGGGAGATCATCGAGGCGGCGCAGATCGACAATGCCAGCCGCTGGCAGATCCTTTGGATGGTGATCGTACCGGTGCTGCGGCCGACGCTTGCCGTGCTGGCAACCTTCTTCTTCATCTGGACCTGGAACGAGTTCCTGATCCCCCTGGTTTTCCTGGTCTCCAACAATAACCAAACGGTCTCCGTCGCCATGGGCGTGTTGTCCGGCGCCAATACCCAGGATCCGACCGCGATTGCGGCGGCATCCTTGCTCGGCGTCACACCGACGGTGATCTTCTTCCTGATT
- a CDS encoding sugar ABC transporter permease, translating into MEKSQNAGRAGYYLYMIPGMLGFILVVLVPLIANFAISFTTWKGGNIAPRYVGFENYQRLLADAAFWGSIQHTLLFIISMTIVPILLGLVLAAVLFDYISAQFSEAWSSFFRAGFYLPQILPLTAAGVLWAWILNPIGIINAVLKGIGLDFMAQNWLGDASYALWAVSAVIVWVQVGYCLVVFMSGLARVDPSLYEAAELDNASWFGRFRYITIPMLMPEIFVVALTTLIAALKVFAPIYVLTSGGPDNATTVPSYLSYYHFFTTNRVGYAAAIATLQTAMTIVLGIVFLRMQSKQEGGR; encoded by the coding sequence ATGGAGAAGTCGCAGAACGCGGGGAGAGCAGGATACTACCTTTATATGATCCCGGGCATGCTGGGATTTATCCTGGTGGTGCTCGTGCCGCTGATCGCCAACTTCGCGATCAGCTTTACCACCTGGAAAGGCGGAAACATCGCACCGCGCTATGTCGGGTTCGAGAACTACCAAAGGCTGCTCGCTGATGCGGCGTTCTGGGGTTCGATTCAGCACACGCTCCTGTTCATCATTTCGATGACGATCGTGCCCATTCTTCTTGGGTTGGTTCTGGCGGCGGTCCTGTTCGACTATATCAGCGCCCAATTCAGCGAGGCTTGGTCGAGTTTCTTCCGGGCCGGCTTCTATCTGCCGCAGATTTTGCCGCTGACGGCAGCGGGCGTTCTCTGGGCGTGGATTCTCAATCCGATCGGCATCATCAATGCGGTGCTGAAAGGGATTGGCCTCGATTTCATGGCGCAGAACTGGCTGGGGGATGCAAGCTATGCCCTCTGGGCCGTTTCCGCCGTCATCGTGTGGGTCCAGGTCGGCTATTGCCTGGTGGTGTTCATGTCAGGATTGGCGCGCGTGGATCCTTCGCTTTATGAAGCTGCCGAACTCGACAATGCGAGCTGGTTCGGGCGTTTCCGTTACATCACGATCCCTATGCTCATGCCGGAGATTTTTGTCGTCGCGCTTACGACGCTGATTGCGGCACTGAAGGTCTTCGCGCCGATCTACGTTCTGACGTCCGGCGGCCCGGACAATGCGACGACGGTGCCTTCCTACCTGTCTTACTATCATTTCTTCACGACAAACCGCGTCGGCTATGCAGCGGCGATCGCGACCTTGCAGACTGCAATGACGATCGTCCTCGGCATCGTCTTCCTGCGCATGCAGTCGAAACAAGAGGGAGGACGCTGA
- a CDS encoding extracellular solute-binding protein produces the protein MNMFSKLALTAGMSLLLAAGVAQAQGKTFNVWWYELPDTAQAKAWTQALGELKAKHPDITINFEQKTFEQLQKAGSLILNSDQAPDVLEYNKGNATAGLVASQGLLTPLDDEFKSRGWDKILNETNTQLSKYDENGIYGSGPMIGIPAYAEFVSVFYNIDMFQANGVKVPTTLDEFEAALDTFKKKGITPLAYGTVDSNAQHLLYTLALTQADDTWVKNYQGLKAPLDTKPFLFAAQKIVDWVSKGYISKDSTGLKGTGGADNLFSSGKSPMFVSGTWNNGNFATNIKNFKWSQFIFPTPKYSTGSTGSMFMVPKSAKNKDLSYEFIDLVLSKTNQNAQANLGGVAIAADPAAITDEVGKRNVELFNQISSKGGLGFYPDWPVPGYYELLIQATTGLVNGSATPDQFVARLKKAYDDVQAAQ, from the coding sequence ATGAACATGTTTTCGAAGCTGGCGCTCACCGCCGGCATGTCGCTCCTGTTGGCTGCCGGTGTGGCGCAAGCCCAGGGCAAGACATTTAACGTCTGGTGGTACGAGCTGCCGGATACTGCCCAGGCCAAGGCATGGACGCAGGCGCTGGGCGAACTGAAAGCCAAGCATCCCGACATCACTATCAATTTCGAACAGAAGACCTTCGAGCAGCTACAGAAGGCTGGCAGCCTCATCCTTAATTCGGATCAGGCGCCGGACGTGCTCGAATATAACAAGGGTAACGCCACGGCCGGCCTCGTCGCTTCGCAGGGGCTGCTGACGCCGCTCGACGATGAATTCAAGTCGCGCGGTTGGGACAAGATCCTCAACGAAACCAATACGCAGCTCAGCAAATATGATGAGAACGGCATCTATGGCTCCGGCCCGATGATCGGCATTCCTGCCTACGCCGAATTCGTCTCGGTATTCTATAATATCGACATGTTCCAGGCCAATGGCGTGAAGGTGCCCACCACCCTGGACGAGTTCGAGGCCGCTCTCGATACTTTCAAGAAGAAGGGCATTACGCCGCTCGCCTATGGCACGGTCGATTCCAACGCGCAGCATCTGCTTTACACGCTGGCGCTGACGCAGGCGGATGACACCTGGGTCAAGAACTACCAGGGCCTCAAGGCGCCGCTCGACACCAAGCCCTTCCTGTTTGCTGCTCAGAAGATCGTCGACTGGGTCAGCAAGGGTTACATCTCCAAGGATTCGACCGGTCTCAAGGGCACCGGCGGTGCCGATAACCTGTTCTCGTCCGGTAAATCGCCGATGTTTGTCAGCGGCACCTGGAACAACGGCAATTTCGCGACCAATATCAAGAACTTCAAGTGGAGCCAGTTCATCTTCCCGACGCCGAAATACAGCACCGGCTCCACGGGCAGCATGTTCATGGTGCCGAAGAGCGCCAAGAACAAGGATCTTTCCTATGAGTTCATCGATCTGGTGTTGAGCAAGACAAACCAGAACGCGCAGGCAAATCTTGGCGGTGTCGCCATTGCCGCCGATCCGGCCGCCATCACCGATGAAGTCGGCAAGCGCAACGTGGAGCTTTTCAACCAGATTTCCAGCAAGGGTGGCCTCGGCTTCTATCCGGACTGGCCGGTGCCTGGCTATTACGAGCTTCTCATCCAGGCAACCACCGGTCTGGTGAATGGCTCGGCGACGCCCGATCAGTTCGTCGCGCGCCTGAAGAAGGCCTACGACGACGTGCAGGCGGCTCAATAA
- a CDS encoding sugar phosphate isomerase/epimerase: protein MTNPAKAIRIGTMIRATNEDAAKGIAKIADLGFESFEPFFWQTTNGQNLAELGKRCIAAIGDRDITISTIGMFGNPLESTELDQQTLQGWKDCIDNAHHFGATCVAGFTGRIRNKPLTDSLPRYKQVWSELAKRAADKGIKIAFENCAMDGNWATGDWNIAHNPDAWELMFNETPDDNLGLEWEPCHQMVYLIEPLPQIRKWAKKIFHVHGKDATIRWDVIREHGIFGKEKFVFMRTPGFGDSNWTDIISELRLAGWSGSIDIEGWHDPVYRDALEMTGQIHGLNYLKKSRGGEFVE, encoded by the coding sequence ATGACAAATCCGGCAAAGGCCATCCGCATCGGCACGATGATCAGGGCGACGAACGAGGATGCCGCCAAGGGCATCGCCAAGATCGCCGATCTGGGCTTCGAAAGCTTTGAACCCTTCTTCTGGCAGACGACCAACGGCCAGAACCTTGCGGAACTCGGCAAACGCTGCATCGCCGCCATCGGCGACCGCGACATCACCATTTCGACGATCGGCATGTTCGGCAATCCGCTCGAAAGCACCGAGCTCGACCAGCAGACGCTGCAGGGCTGGAAGGATTGCATCGACAACGCCCATCATTTCGGCGCCACCTGCGTTGCAGGTTTTACCGGCCGCATCCGCAACAAGCCGCTCACCGACAGCCTGCCGCGCTACAAGCAGGTGTGGAGCGAACTTGCCAAGCGCGCCGCTGACAAAGGCATCAAGATCGCCTTTGAAAATTGCGCCATGGATGGCAACTGGGCCACCGGCGACTGGAACATCGCGCATAACCCCGATGCCTGGGAATTGATGTTCAACGAGACGCCCGACGACAATCTCGGCCTGGAGTGGGAGCCGTGCCATCAGATGGTCTATCTGATCGAGCCGCTGCCGCAGATCCGTAAATGGGCAAAGAAGATCTTCCACGTCCATGGCAAGGATGCGACGATCCGCTGGGACGTCATCCGCGAACACGGCATTTTCGGCAAGGAGAAGTTCGTCTTCATGCGCACGCCGGGCTTTGGCGACAGCAATTGGACGGACATCATCTCCGAGCTGCGCCTGGCCGGCTGGTCCGGTTCGATCGACATCGAAGGCTGGCATGATCCGGTTTATCGCGATGCGCTGGAAATGACTGGCCAGATCCACGGTCTGAACTATCTGAAGAAGAGTCGCGGTGGCGAATTCGTCGAATAG
- a CDS encoding Gfo/Idh/MocA family oxidoreductase yields MKFNAILCGCGAMSKGWLRAITLTPALAESIQIVGLVDLNRATAEGLAKEFGLEHAVIGSDLAEVIAATKADLVFDVVIPAARFGVVSTALKAGCHVLSEKPMATSLAEGAALIDLAAETGRVHAIIQNRRFISGVRRMRRFVEEGAIGELTGVHCDFFLGPHFGGFREEMDNVLLLDMAIHTFDAARFVSGKVPVSVYCVEKNPVGSWYKHGASAHALFDFSDDVVFSYRGSWCAEGKRTSWESQWRLTGSKGMLTWDGEEHFEASVAGNEPGLLHGFTPIEVLGPKHEEETHGHASVIASFIEAIKTGKPPETVSSDNIRSLAMVLGAIESAQTGRRVDISAQGQ; encoded by the coding sequence GTGAAATTTAATGCCATTTTGTGCGGGTGCGGAGCTATGTCCAAGGGCTGGCTCAGGGCCATCACCTTGACGCCGGCGCTTGCCGAATCCATTCAGATCGTCGGCCTGGTCGACCTCAATCGGGCGACGGCGGAAGGTCTTGCGAAGGAATTTGGTCTTGAACATGCCGTCATCGGCTCGGACCTTGCCGAGGTTATCGCCGCGACCAAGGCCGATCTGGTGTTCGACGTCGTCATCCCCGCCGCCCGTTTCGGTGTCGTATCGACGGCCCTGAAGGCCGGTTGCCATGTCCTGAGTGAAAAACCGATGGCAACCTCGCTCGCCGAGGGCGCCGCCCTTATCGATCTCGCCGCCGAGACCGGCAGGGTGCATGCCATCATCCAGAACCGCCGCTTCATCTCCGGCGTGCGCCGCATGCGACGCTTTGTGGAGGAGGGGGCGATCGGCGAACTTACGGGCGTCCATTGCGATTTCTTCCTCGGCCCCCATTTCGGCGGGTTTCGTGAGGAGATGGACAATGTGCTGCTGCTCGACATGGCGATCCATACTTTCGATGCCGCCCGCTTCGTTTCCGGCAAGGTGCCTGTCTCGGTCTACTGCGTAGAAAAGAACCCGGTGGGGTCCTGGTACAAGCATGGCGCATCGGCCCATGCTCTCTTCGATTTTTCCGACGATGTCGTCTTCAGCTATCGCGGCTCCTGGTGTGCCGAAGGTAAGCGTACGAGCTGGGAGAGCCAATGGCGCCTCACCGGCAGCAAGGGCATGCTGACCTGGGACGGCGAGGAGCATTTCGAAGCCAGTGTCGCCGGCAACGAACCGGGGCTGTTGCATGGCTTCACCCCGATCGAGGTTCTCGGCCCGAAGCATGAAGAAGAGACGCATGGCCATGCCAGCGTTATCGCCTCCTTCATCGAAGCGATCAAAACCGGCAAGCCGCCCGAGACCGTAAGCAGTGACAACATTCGCAGCCTCGCCATGGTTCTCGGCGCGATCGAGAGCGCCCAGACGGGCCGGCGCGTCGATATTTCAGCACAAGGACAGTGA
- a CDS encoding substrate-binding domain-containing protein — MKGIRQLAEHLDISIGTVSRALNGKPDVNEETRKRVLAAAEQLGYVANQSGRSLRQGTTNVIGLMIQSSRETVENSDNFFLTVTGGLQSVLSRHKLDLIMLPCPHDEDPYEYLKRMVARRIADALIISETHRVDKRFDLLAKAKIPFVALGRSLSGTQHPWADLDFDGVVNCAVDRLVAHGHRRIAISAPASDINLGFVFVEGYRRALERHRIAYDPALVIRAKSSEQGGYQVADELLRLEQRPTAVILIYELMAIGLYRRMMEAGIIPGRDIAVVSFREAPRAKFLQPALTCFRTSLHDLGVELAEILLSGMPAYSQEYPRKTRQTIWPLELIPGESDSFHLMAAE, encoded by the coding sequence ATGAAGGGAATTCGTCAGCTTGCCGAGCATCTCGATATCTCGATCGGCACAGTATCACGCGCGTTGAACGGCAAGCCTGATGTCAACGAGGAGACCCGCAAGCGCGTACTCGCCGCCGCAGAACAGCTTGGCTATGTGGCGAACCAATCAGGGCGCAGCCTGCGGCAAGGCACGACGAACGTCATTGGGCTGATGATCCAATCCAGCAGGGAGACTGTTGAAAACAGCGATAATTTCTTTTTGACCGTAACAGGCGGGCTGCAGAGCGTATTGTCGCGCCACAAGCTCGATCTGATCATGTTGCCCTGTCCGCATGACGAAGACCCCTATGAATATCTGAAGCGCATGGTGGCGAGACGCATCGCCGATGCGCTCATCATTTCGGAGACGCATCGCGTCGACAAGCGTTTCGACTTGCTCGCCAAGGCGAAGATCCCTTTCGTAGCACTCGGGCGCAGCCTTTCGGGCACGCAGCATCCATGGGCAGACCTCGATTTCGACGGCGTCGTCAACTGCGCAGTCGACCGGCTCGTGGCGCATGGACATCGCCGCATCGCCATCAGCGCCCCCGCTAGCGACATCAATCTCGGCTTCGTTTTCGTGGAAGGCTATCGCCGCGCGCTGGAGCGGCATCGCATCGCCTACGACCCGGCCTTGGTCATTCGCGCCAAATCGAGCGAACAGGGTGGGTATCAAGTCGCCGACGAGCTGTTGCGGCTCGAACAAAGGCCAACGGCCGTGATCCTGATCTACGAACTGATGGCTATCGGCCTCTATCGGCGCATGATGGAAGCCGGCATCATTCCGGGACGCGATATTGCCGTCGTCAGCTTCCGCGAGGCGCCGCGCGCCAAATTCCTGCAGCCGGCGCTGACCTGCTTTCGCACCTCACTGCACGACCTTGGCGTCGAACTGGCCGAAATCCTGCTTTCCGGCATGCCCGCCTACAGCCAGGAATATCCCAGGAAGACGCGCCAGACGATCTGGCCGCTCGAACTCATCCCCGGGGAAAGCGACAGTTTCCATCTGATGGCGGCCGAATAA
- a CDS encoding group II truncated hemoglobin has product MSEETITLYQAIGGDRTVRALTARFYELMDTLPEAANCRAVHPPSLEGSEEKLYEYLTGYLGGPQLYIEKRGHPRLRSRHFVAAIGPSERDEWLLCFRRAMDETIENEKLRAIIWEPIERLAFHMQNRE; this is encoded by the coding sequence TTGAGCGAAGAGACCATCACACTTTACCAGGCAATCGGCGGCGACCGGACCGTGCGGGCGCTGACGGCGCGCTTCTACGAACTAATGGATACGTTGCCGGAAGCAGCAAACTGCCGCGCCGTGCATCCGCCAAGCCTCGAAGGCTCCGAAGAAAAGCTCTACGAATATCTGACCGGCTATCTTGGCGGACCGCAGCTCTATATCGAAAAGCGCGGTCATCCGCGCCTGCGCAGCCGCCATTTCGTTGCCGCGATTGGGCCTAGCGAACGCGACGAATGGCTCCTCTGCTTCCGCCGCGCCATGGACGAAACCATCGAGAACGAGAAGCTTCGGGCCATCATCTGGGAGCCGATCGAGCGCCTCGCCTTTCATATGCAGAACCGGGAATGA
- a CDS encoding DUF423 domain-containing protein: MSFSATIRPLTLFVAGILGGAGVALAAAASHGGDAHFLGSAATMCLAHAPALLALYAGYDRIRTAPVAAVLLGLGTLIFAGDLISRHFGGDSLFPLAAPTGGLGMIAGWAVVALGAFFKRAVTEA, from the coding sequence ATGAGCTTCAGCGCCACAATCCGTCCGCTCACCCTGTTTGTCGCCGGCATTCTCGGCGGCGCCGGTGTCGCGCTTGCGGCGGCAGCATCCCATGGCGGCGATGCGCATTTTCTCGGCTCTGCCGCAACCATGTGCCTGGCCCATGCCCCTGCCCTGCTTGCCCTCTATGCCGGATACGATCGCATCCGCACCGCGCCGGTGGCGGCGGTGCTGCTTGGGTTGGGAACACTGATCTTTGCCGGCGATCTCATCAGCCGCCATTTCGGCGGTGACTCGCTTTTCCCATTGGCCGCACCAACAGGAGGGCTCGGCATGATAGCGGGTTGGGCTGTGGTGGCTCTGGGAGCGTTCTTTAAAAGAGCCGTGACGGAAGCTTGA
- a CDS encoding antibiotic biosynthesis monooxygenase, whose amino-acid sequence MYIAMNRFKVVIGSESAFEAVWKGRDSRLEEVPGFVEFRLLRGGTNVEEGFTLFSSHTIWRTEEDFLNWTKSENFRMAHRNAGDNKALYWGPPRFEGFNVVAGV is encoded by the coding sequence ATGTATATTGCGATGAACCGCTTCAAGGTCGTCATCGGTTCCGAGAGCGCTTTTGAAGCCGTCTGGAAAGGTCGCGATTCACGGTTGGAAGAGGTCCCGGGTTTCGTAGAATTCCGCCTGCTGCGCGGCGGCACAAATGTGGAAGAGGGCTTTACGCTGTTTTCCTCGCATACGATCTGGCGCACCGAAGAGGATTTCCTCAACTGGACCAAATCCGAGAATTTCCGCATGGCGCACCGCAACGCCGGAGATAACAAGGCGCTCTATTGGGGACCGCCTCGCTTCGAGGGATTCAATGTGGTCGCCGGGGTTTGA
- a CDS encoding DUF2325 domain-containing protein, which produces MARKGKKDFGRDSSEAQTPAQVSARSSLDGRSFLYVGGRDCQVAHLRQIASSFGAELIHHDGGLREAVSRIDTVLPSVDCVFCPIDCISHDACLRVKTGCKKFGKAFIPLRNGSKSSLERALQTMNERDNSR; this is translated from the coding sequence ATGGCGCGTAAGGGGAAAAAGGATTTTGGCCGCGATAGCAGCGAGGCGCAAACGCCGGCGCAGGTATCGGCAAGATCCAGTCTCGACGGGCGCAGTTTCCTTTATGTCGGCGGCCGGGATTGCCAGGTGGCGCATCTTCGTCAGATCGCCAGCAGTTTTGGCGCTGAGCTGATCCACCACGACGGCGGCTTGCGCGAGGCCGTGTCGCGCATCGACACCGTGCTGCCCTCCGTCGACTGCGTCTTCTGCCCGATCGACTGTATCAGTCACGATGCCTGCCTGCGGGTGAAGACCGGCTGCAAGAAATTCGGCAAGGCTTTCATACCCTTGCGCAACGGCAGCAAGTCGAGCCTCGAGCGGGCGCTACAGACGATGAACGAACGAGACAATTCCCGATGA
- a CDS encoding TonB family protein produces the protein MASRSVKVSIERRRAGGDMNDNNPSVLPGHELAGLDGLPSPPAAEAVVHYSRFAQIGSFPAHPSEPVADASGPPSMDLSAERPDRVLALGKRTVTFACVGSFLFHAAIVAALLVTMVATPEDAVEEAGDTVSVIMLGSSDMDQMSAGEESKDPQPEEITADAVQPETVQPADVTPAETEAVQPMPQTMEAAQPSQQVSPETVVSPEPEVLATQAPAETTVVQPMTASVQPTDAESTEVRPAEPVEVQPTETAQAAIPPTEVVTPVEKPAQQAKPVEKPKDVVKKPVPKAVKKAGSGGESEQDSKKGSAEGTETAQSNTNSLTDGQRSGSGSAAVANYPGKVQSRIRRAVRLSSKYEKGITVRVRLTIGSGGELSSLSVARSSGIPELDEAVTDGVRRAAPFPPLPPEWGKPSWSFTQEVQVTGR, from the coding sequence ATGGCCTCGCGCTCGGTCAAGGTTTCCATCGAGCGTCGCCGCGCCGGCGGTGACATGAATGACAACAATCCGAGTGTGCTTCCCGGCCACGAGCTAGCCGGCCTTGACGGCCTGCCGAGCCCGCCGGCCGCCGAGGCGGTTGTTCATTACAGCCGCTTTGCCCAGATTGGTTCGTTTCCTGCCCATCCGAGTGAGCCCGTGGCGGATGCGTCGGGGCCGCCCAGCATGGATCTGTCGGCGGAGAGACCGGATCGCGTCCTCGCGCTGGGTAAGAGAACAGTCACCTTCGCCTGCGTAGGCTCCTTCCTCTTTCACGCTGCCATTGTCGCCGCTTTGTTGGTGACGATGGTTGCAACGCCCGAAGATGCTGTGGAAGAGGCAGGCGATACCGTCAGCGTCATCATGCTCGGCAGCTCCGATATGGACCAGATGTCGGCAGGCGAGGAAAGCAAGGACCCGCAGCCCGAAGAGATAACGGCAGATGCCGTGCAGCCGGAGACGGTGCAGCCAGCCGATGTAACGCCCGCAGAAACGGAAGCTGTTCAGCCGATGCCTCAAACCATGGAGGCCGCACAGCCGTCGCAACAGGTGTCCCCGGAAACGGTCGTCAGCCCGGAGCCGGAGGTGCTGGCGACGCAGGCGCCGGCCGAGACGACAGTGGTTCAGCCGATGACGGCATCTGTCCAGCCGACAGATGCTGAGTCTACCGAAGTCCGACCCGCGGAACCGGTTGAAGTGCAGCCGACGGAAACTGCACAAGCGGCCATACCGCCCACTGAAGTGGTGACCCCGGTCGAAAAACCGGCTCAACAAGCCAAGCCTGTCGAGAAGCCGAAAGACGTCGTCAAGAAGCCGGTGCCGAAGGCCGTAAAGAAGGCCGGCTCGGGCGGTGAGAGCGAGCAGGATTCGAAGAAGGGTTCTGCAGAAGGCACCGAAACCGCGCAGTCGAATACCAATTCGCTAACCGATGGCCAGCGCAGCGGCTCAGGCAGTGCGGCCGTTGCCAATTATCCAGGCAAAGTGCAGTCCCGCATTCGCCGCGCTGTCCGCCTGTCGTCGAAATACGAAAAGGGCATAACGGTTCGTGTGCGTCTGACGATCGGTTCGGGCGGTGAGCTCAGTTCCCTCTCCGTAGCGCGGAGTTCCGGCATTCCTGAACTGGATGAAGCCGTTACCGATGGTGTTCGCCGCGCCGCGCCGTTTCCGCCGCTGCCACCGGAATGGGGCAAGCCTAGCTGGTCCTTCACGCAAGAGGTTCAGGTGACAGGGCGATAG
- the hemP gene encoding hemin uptake protein HemP: MIAEKTPIQPVPPTAAPHIRIVESTDIFRGQTEIMIRHEGIIYRMKITRQGKLILNK, from the coding sequence ATGATTGCTGAGAAAACACCAATACAGCCGGTGCCGCCAACAGCCGCACCGCACATTAGAATTGTCGAGAGCACGGATATTTTTCGTGGCCAGACTGAAATCATGATCAGGCACGAGGGCATCATCTACCGGATGAAAATCACGCGCCAAGGCAAACTCATTCTCAACAAATAG
- a CDS encoding ChuX/HutX family heme-like substrate-binding protein encodes MTETTRETIRLAPADIRAFRAENSKMRERDIAARLGVSEAALVAAEVGISAIRIDADAHRFLAHVASLGEVLALSRNESAVHEKIGAYENIKSGVQAAIVLGENIDLRIFPKRWAHAFAVTKTDGDQQRLSLQFFDKAGDAVHKVHLRPASNVEAYHAIVAELRLEDQSQDFLEDRSGYDNGEIDGDVSRDELRDHWSRMTDTHEFFGMLKKLKIGRQAAIRTVGDDYAWKLETNAVAEMMHASVREGLPIMCFVANDGIVQIHSGPIFNVQAMGPWINIMDPTFHLHLRQDHIAEAWAVRKPTKDGHVTSLEAYNAKGEMIIQFFGKRKEGFDERPDWRAIIENLPKADASVAA; translated from the coding sequence ATGACTGAGACGACTAGAGAAACGATCCGATTGGCCCCAGCCGATATCCGCGCCTTCCGCGCCGAAAATTCGAAAATGCGCGAGCGCGATATCGCCGCTCGATTGGGCGTTTCCGAAGCGGCGCTAGTTGCCGCGGAAGTCGGCATTTCCGCTATTCGTATCGATGCCGATGCCCACCGGTTCCTTGCCCACGTCGCTTCCCTCGGCGAAGTCCTGGCGCTGTCGCGCAACGAAAGCGCCGTGCATGAAAAGATCGGGGCTTACGAAAACATCAAATCAGGCGTGCAGGCGGCCATCGTGCTCGGCGAAAACATCGATCTGCGCATCTTCCCGAAGCGCTGGGCGCATGCCTTCGCCGTCACCAAGACGGATGGCGACCAGCAGCGGCTCAGCCTGCAATTCTTCGATAAGGCCGGCGACGCCGTTCATAAGGTGCATTTGCGCCCCGCCTCGAATGTCGAGGCCTATCACGCCATCGTCGCCGAACTGCGGCTCGAAGATCAGTCGCAGGATTTTTTAGAGGATCGCTCGGGCTACGATAACGGCGAGATCGACGGCGATGTCAGCCGGGACGAACTGCGCGACCACTGGAGCCGCATGACGGACACGCATGAATTCTTCGGCATGCTGAAAAAGCTGAAGATCGGCCGCCAGGCGGCGATCCGCACGGTCGGCGACGATTATGCCTGGAAGTTGGAGACGAACGCGGTCGCTGAGATGATGCATGCTTCCGTTCGCGAAGGTCTGCCTATCATGTGCTTCGTCGCCAATGACGGCATCGTGCAGATCCATTCCGGGCCGATTTTCAACGTCCAGGCCATGGGGCCCTGGATCAACATCATGGACCCTACCTTCCATCTGCATCTGCGCCAGGATCACATTGCCGAGGCCTGGGCCGTGCGCAAGCCGACGAAGGACGGTCACGTCACCTCGCTCGAAGCCTACAACGCCAAAGGCGAGATGATCATCCAGTTCTTCGGCAAGCGGAAGGAAGGCTTCGACGAGCGTCCCGACTGGCGCGCCATCATCGAGAACCTGCCGAAGGCCGACGCCAGCGTCGCCGCGTAA